Below is a window of Piliocolobus tephrosceles isolate RC106 unplaced genomic scaffold, ASM277652v3 unscaffolded_35666, whole genome shotgun sequence DNA.
TTTAACTTTATTCAAAATTCATGTTGGGAAAACCATGAATACTTACATATATAATACAAGCAGAATGTCATGAGTTTTATGAGAGGTTTGAAGAGCCATGGAAATGCTGAGGGCAAAGATGAATTCTGTTTCAAGGGATCACTGCCTCCAGATCTCTTTTAAATAGTTTACCCGTTAAAATTAATTATTCCTAATGAccctcaatacatttttttttttttttttttttggacagagtctcactctgtcacccaggctaaagtgcagcagtgtgatctcggcttacagaaatctccacctcctgggtacaagtgattcttgtgcctcagcctcccaagtagctgggactacaggtgtgcgccaccacacacagctagttttttgtattttttgtagagatggggtttcaccatgttggccaggctggcctcgaactcctgacctcaggtgatccacccgcttcggcctcccacagtgttgggattataggattgagccaccatgcccggcctacattCTTTTTCCACACAATTTTACCTTTAGCCCATTTTGGTTGAAGAAAACACTGGAATGTGACATGGTTGTGAGAggaatattaaatatatcataaatGATGTAGTTGGTAAAAAGTTAATCTTAATATCATTTTAGGGCTCAAAGGAGAACGTGGGGACCAAGGAGTTCCAGGATACCCAGGAAAACCTGGAGCACAAGGTAGAGCATGAAATGTATCTACTGTGTACAGTCATGTGCACAATATAGCCCTTCATTCTCTTCctgtttgtatttaaaatgatTGGAGAGGTAAgctgaaaatacaaattactGTTATTCTTCTAATAATTTGGTATACTGACTTGATGAAGGAGAACCAGTCTAGGAATTTGGAGACCAGGTAATAGTATCTGTGTTCTGCTTCTCTCTCTAGCTgtcaatggaaaataaaaatccctCACTtgttctgggtctcagtttccttgccAATAATAATTTAGGCTCGAATGGACAATATGGGGGTAAATGCAAAGGGCAATGGAATACAATGAACAACTACAGTCCTAGTATTCTTTAttatcttaaaagtaaaaaacaaaaataactagaTATATGACATCTGAATATAAGCCACTGTTTCTTGGAAGCATTAACTATTCCACTTCTAAGAGCATGgcataatataaattattcattgTCAGAGCCTCCTAAGCACAATTTTTACTGAGGCAAGAACCAGGTTTCCTAATTAGTaggtttgtttctacttttttgagcTCTGTGGTAATAGCATGCTGCTTATGGCCTCTGTGGTCCTTAAACATTActttaattttccatttcagGTGAACCTGGCCCTAAGGGAGATAAAGGAAACACTGGTTTGGGAGGAGTGAAAGGACAAAAAGGTTCCAAGGGAGACACATGTGGGAATTGtaccaaaggagaaaaaggagaccAAGGGGCTATGGGCTCACCGGGCCTGCATGGAGGGCCTGGAGCcaagggagagaagggggagatGGGGGATAAGGGCTACTGTGGAGAttctggggagaggggaggaaaaggACAGAAAGGTGAGGTAGgtatgaaaggagaaaaaggtaGCAAAGGAGACAGTGGAATGGAAGGCAAAAGCGAACACAGTGGTCTGCCTGGGGCCAAAGGTGATCCAGGGGttaaaggagaaaagggagagttAGGTCCTCCTGGTCTCCTGGGACCTACTGGGCCAAAGGGTGACACTAGCAGCAAAAGGGTCCGAGGCCCCATTGGGAATAAGGGCTTTCGGGGCTTTTAAGGCTCCAAGGGTGAGGTGGCTAGAGTGCCCCGGTCGGTTTTCGGTGCTGCTTTGTTAAAGCCTTTTCCTCCTCCTAACATCCCCATCAAATTTGAAAAGGTTCTCTATAATGACCAAGGGAATTATAGTCCTGCCACTGGGAAGTTTAACTGCTCTATTCCTGGGACATATGTTTTTTCCTACCATGTTACGGTGAGGGTGCAACCTGCTCGAATCAGTCTGGTGGCCCAGGATAAGAAGCAGTTCAAGTCCAGAGAAACTCTCTATGGTCACGAAATAGACCAGGCCTCTCTCCTCATCATCTTGAAATTAAGTGCAGGAGACCAAGTCTGGCTTGAAGTGTCAAAAGATTGGAATAGGGTGTATGTCAGTGCTGAGGATGACAGCATTTTTACTGGGTTCCTTTTGTACCCAGAGGAAACTTCTGGAATTTCACCAT
It encodes the following:
- the LOC111529256 gene encoding LOW QUALITY PROTEIN: otolin-1 (The sequence of the model RefSeq protein was modified relative to this genomic sequence to represent the inferred CDS: substituted 2 bases at 2 genomic stop codons), yielding MWMFSWLCPILIILAIAGMNTTAKTTPYTKFMKKSERREMPKGLKPSSGPPPEEETLFTEMAEMAEXITKPSALDSVFGTGTLFPFENFTLDTADFFLNCCDCCSTVPGQKGEPGETGQPGAKGETGNLGIPGPPGVVGPQGPKGYKGEKGLKGERGDQGVPGYPGKPGAQGEPGPKGDKGNTGLGGVKGQKGSKGDTCGNCTKGEKGDQGAMGSPGLHGGPGAKGEKGEMGDKGYCGDSGERGGKGQKGEVGMKGEKGSKGDSGMEGKSEHSGLPGAKGDPGVKGEKGELGPPGLLGPTGPKGDTSSKRVRGPIGNKGFRGFXGSKGEVARVPRSVFGAALLKPFPPPNIPIKFEKVLYNDQGNYSPATGKFNCSIPGTYVFSYHVTVRVQPARISLVAQDKKQFKSRETLYGHEIDQASLLIILKLSAGDQVWLEVSKDWNRVYVSAEDDSIFTGFLLYPEETSGISP